A stretch of the Chelonia mydas isolate rCheMyd1 chromosome 5, rCheMyd1.pri.v2, whole genome shotgun sequence genome encodes the following:
- the MRPS36 gene encoding 28S ribosomal protein S36, mitochondrial isoform X2, producing the protein MGSKMAAASRVVQVVKPHTPLIKFPDRKNSPKPKMQESLQARVPPLHASAAHMSVGDRPPALQNISSINRVQGAPDTTELVKTLPQKYRRKLMSDEEMEYIQRGGPE; encoded by the exons ATGGGCAGCAAGATGGCGGCCGCCAGCAGGGTCGTTCAG GTAGTCAAGCCACATACACCCTTAATCAAGTTCCCGGACAGAAAAAATAGCCCCAAACCTAAAA TGCAGGAATCTCTACAAGCAAGGGTACCACCACTCCATGCTTCAGCAGCACATATGTCTGTAGGAGACAGACCACCAGCCCTTCAAAACATTTCATCCATTAATAGAGTACAAGGCGCACCAGACACAACAGAATTAGTAAAAACATTACCTCAAAAGTACAGGAGAAAGCTGATGTCAGATGAGGAGATGGAATACATTCAA CGTGGAGGTCCAGAATAA
- the MRPS36 gene encoding 28S ribosomal protein S36, mitochondrial isoform X1: MGSKMAAASRVVQVVKPHTPLIKFPDRKNSPKPKSFEIWVSVQESLQARVPPLHASAAHMSVGDRPPALQNISSINRVQGAPDTTELVKTLPQKYRRKLMSDEEMEYIQRGGPE, encoded by the exons ATGGGCAGCAAGATGGCGGCCGCCAGCAGGGTCGTTCAG GTAGTCAAGCCACATACACCCTTAATCAAGTTCCCGGACAGAAAAAATAGCCCCAAACCTAAAA GTTTTGAAATCTGGGTTTCAGTGCAGGAATCTCTACAAGCAAGGGTACCACCACTCCATGCTTCAGCAGCACATATGTCTGTAGGAGACAGACCACCAGCCCTTCAAAACATTTCATCCATTAATAGAGTACAAGGCGCACCAGACACAACAGAATTAGTAAAAACATTACCTCAAAAGTACAGGAGAAAGCTGATGTCAGATGAGGAGATGGAATACATTCAA CGTGGAGGTCCAGAATAA